GTTTTTGTTTGTTAAATTAAATATGATCCATTTATGTTGTATTTGGTTGAGTTGAATGGAATTGAATGTAATggaaataataaaattattcaaatATAGTATAAGTTAGATAGATGATTTGAGAAACAAAATGCGTAGGTGCAAATCTGGTATGATAGAAGTTGTGAAGAACATGAGTAGGGTAAATAATAGAGCATTCGTTCTCAAAATCAAGTGTTTGAAATTTAATTTAGAATGCTAGGAATAGAAATaatgaacaatcatgcatttTAATTATAGTTCAAATTTCATTACATtccactcattttcaatcatccCAATAAACATATGATTTATTTGAAACATTTTTCTGCTGTAAAGTTGCTTCTGTTTGGTAAATAAAATATGATTCGTTTATGTGTTAGTCGCCCCAAAGTATTGAATAATATTTTGACATTTTCTATGATAATATGATTTCTAGACAAGTTGGTTAGTTAAGAAACTAACTTTCGTGGTTGTGCTTGTATTTGCTGAGAATTGTTTACTACTTTTCACAACGTATATTCACATGAGTTAAAAAAAATTCGCTCTTCATATATCTGAGATTTTTGATATTTTTTGTCTTCaaaaatcttttcaaaatttatGATAACAGAACGTATAACATAATCATTCGTTAAGTAGATGTATCTGTCGACGACTAATTATCATTGTCTGATATTCATTGACATAGTAGTTTATCAACTTATAAGTTTTTACAACATTTTTATGTAAATCTCAATAAATAGTTATTGATGTAATTATTCATTTTGTGGTCATAGTTGACTCAATGAATAAATAGAATATGATGGTTAATCGTAGATATTGTCAAACTAAAGTTGATCATCAACGGCTTAGGAGAATAAACTCTCAATTGCTAAATGCCATCAACTGGGGGAGAGCACGGTTCAGTTTATTTCGGTTCAGTTTATTGATAAAACTGGAACCGAAATCGAAGATTTTCGGTTTTAAAAATCAAAACCGCTCCAGCAACCGGGCTACCGGTTTCAGTTTTAAAAGTCCTGATTCGGTTGTAATTTTTCGGGTTCGGTTTTAAGACCGGCAAAAAAAATATTACTATAACTTGAATGAAAATATTCGCTTAATTAAAAAAGCAATAAAAATGCGTGTTATCAGCTAGGATTcagtaaaaaataaaaattacctCATTATCCAAATTAGCAATGCAAACACCTTAGTCAATTATGTATTCAATTTTTCTAAGATAAGTCGATATAAAATTCACCAAATAATAAAAGAACTCCAAAGCCCAAAACAAAGACATGAGAACTATCTTATTTTTATATTACATCTTTTGCCATGCACAAgttttatattttagtaaatccCAATTAAGAGAACCATTAATACTCACTACATAGTTCAAGTTTCTAGACAGTAGTAGTAGCGGATTATGAAGAAAAATTGACAAGCACGTTAGTAAATTTAATCTAAATCACTACTCATGAAGTCGATTACATCATTAGTTAAAAGACTCAAGAGGCAGCAGATACTTTGTTATCAATTTGGACTTTGTTATGAATTTGGACTAGcacaaataataaaaaaactggcccaaaattttatttcttaaattttatataaatatttttatgatatatgtatatatatattttatatttttatttattaatatattataataatcggttcggtttcggtttttcCGGTTCGGTTTAACTCTAAAACCGAAACCAGACTATAAGTAACAGTTTGATTTTTCAGTTTCTCGGTTTTAACTCGGTTCAATTTATATCGGTTCGGTTATACTCGGTTTTTACCGGTTTCGATCCGGTTTCGGTTTCGGTTTCGTTTCGATTTTTCTGCTCAGCCTACCATCAACTGCTAGAAGAATTTACTATCAATAGCTAAAGTAGCAAATATCAATTGACATTGACTTGATAGAGCACGGATATCAAGTATGACAAAACACATAGGTTGATAGAAGATCTTAGTTTGAAAAAGGAAGTCAAGACAAAATGTGGATATTggattttgaagaagaaaaagaaatatTTTATTTCCATGCATGAAAAATTGGAAGATTATTCAAGCAATACATCAAAATAAAATCTAAACTCATCTGTCAAGTTTCACGGGAAATAATGTAGAAGCAATCTTACTGGACTTAGAAGACCGTGCATCAAATTGACTAGTAAAGATTgtaacttggtgttatataaactaAGTCGTAGCAGTGTCTTCtctaaaaaataagaaaattgaGTTTTTTTTATGAAGTTTAGTTTGGAGCACTAACTCTGCGAGTTGTAAAAAGAAGGTGTGAAATTCTTTGTACATATAATTTGTTATAATTATATAGCAGTGTTATAATTTGTATATATTATTTCTTTTATATATAGCTCATGTGGCAAGTCAACAAAACAAACTGCCTGAAATTTTTATGTCTTGTATTCTTATTTCAGTTTAGTAGTTGTTTAAGTTTAAAAAAGTTAAAAATTGTAAATTTTTATCCCAGTTTTGATTGTTAGTAAATAACAAACATGTAGTTGCTTTTTTATAATTTTGACATTGATATGGATAAAAAATACATCCTAAAAACACATTAAATATCGCATTTattacacttgggcttcttgtctgAAGTCCAGTACAAACCTGTCTGATCCGAACTCGTAGCAGACTCAAGATGGTCCATGTAGACAAGGCCCACCAGCtaaggtcgtcaaggtccacgaacacaagTTGTTCACGGACTAGGGCCAATATGGCTGGAAGAGCAGAGACGTCTTTCCCAAACGGATTCAAAGTCCTACAAAGAAGGTTCTGGAGTTCCTTCCCTTATAGGACTCATAATTACCAtataagttggagacttgtccatcaagtctcccaacacaagtctaaccctagactcacctttatataaagggctctaccccttaacctagaactacgtttttggcgTGATTCTCTACAACACGGAGATACGTAGACATCTTGCAAAGATCGATAGTCCCGAACGCAAGAGCAGACATTAAAACTCGAAActcacaaaccctagcattaaatactaacgTACTCcagtttttattccacaatatTTGACGCCGTCTGTGGGATGACTACAATaaccatggtgaacacacggaGCAGAAACAATAGTGGAACAGACACTCATGTCCCATCGCGAAAGATCGCATCAGTAGTGGAAGTACCACCACATTAACCTATGCCTCCACCGAAGGAGGAATCCTGATAGGGGCAACTGAGACTCAGCcataagggacgaatcccccggcttctcaagggacgaatccccaatttcaaCAGTTACATACACCTGTGAACTCTCAACCCGTTAGGTATGAGTACTCGACGATTGTGGAtactaaccccccttacgggatgcctaTATACCCCGAAGTTGGAGGGAGTGGACACTCTAATAGGAGTGAAACACAACGGCGGATGCCCCAATACATATATGGCTTGGCTCCtattccggaggatcaagaattctctggaccGTATACTGATAGAGACTCCGAATCATCGGATGACGATGTTGCTccgagaaggaggcgtgctggcaaagagtcGATGACTAGTACTGACCAGCGCCCCAGGAgcactcaagggacgaattcccaagatGTTCAGGAGATGATTAGGGCccatgaagctgagatccaaaggctgaagcgcaACCTGGAGACGCATCTGAATCCAAGACCCCCACTTGCTCCAAGACAGAGagatcctcctccaatcatagacctggatggtccaataccaagaaaGGCTGTTTCCCCAAGGGttgatccaagtgatcttatgcccctaggagatcctgatgatccaagACCGATCGAAGAGAAGATTTAAGTGCATAACATTCGTATGCACCCATTTCACATGTTACTTTAAGGACTTAAGCCAAGCTTTTATCAAGCAGTTTATAAGTGGCAGAGTACAGGAGAAGAGTTCATCCTCTCTCATGGGCATAGtccaaggagcaaaggagtccctGAGAGAGTATCTGAATCGATTAACGAAGGAGGCTTTGAAGGTCcctgatcttgatgataaggtagctatgatagccctacaacaagggactagagacgagttctttaagatgtccctgGCTAAGCGCCCTCCCGAAAGCATGCTGCAGCTCCAGAAATTGGAAAAAACTCTAACTCCTCCTCTTCTCTGAAGAATCAGCAACCAAGGTTCACGGAATATGCGAGGTTGAACACTCCAGGGAGCCAAATCCTTATAGAAATTGAGAAGAACAAAGAGTTCAAAAGGTcgaagccactaaggggagaccccgaGAAAAGAGGCAAGAGTCGATACTGACagtttcacaaagatgttggtcgTGATACTGATGATTGTAGGAaactcaaggatgagattgagtatcTGATCCGAAGGGGAAAGTTCGGAcgtttcaccaagggtgaagaggcGGGAGGCTAAAAGAGAGATAATGATTGAAGAGATGATGATCGAAGGGGTAACGACAGAGATCGCAACCCACATCCCCGAGGGCCAATAATCAATATGATCTCAGGAGTGCCTACAACAGCTGGTACTATAAGGAACTCCCGAAAAGCTTATGCGATAGAAGTAATGAGCATAGTTGGAGAGTCATCTAAGTGTTCTAAGTCATAGATGGCGCTTGAATTTGGTGACCTAGACCTTGAAGGTTTAAAATTTCCTCAGGATGATCCTCTAGTTATCACTCCGATAATTGGAAATTATTCTGTTATGAGGGTCCGGGTGGATAATGGAGCTTTCGTGGACATTCTGTTCCATGATACATTCATAATGATGGGCtacaatgattctcaactaactcTATCCGATGCACCCATCTACGGGTTTAACCATGTGAAATGCAAAGTGGAAGGAGCAATACAACTTCCTGTGACTATCGGAGAAGAGCCCAGAGAGGCCACACAAATGTTGAACTTTCAAGTTGTTAAGGTAGCCTCTACTTACAATGCCATCATGGGTAGAATAGGGATCCATGCGTTCATGGCCGTACCCTCAACCTACCACATGAACTGAAGTTCCCAACTAGGAACGGTATTGGAGAATCATAAGGAGATCATAAAATGGCCCATAGTTGCTAGTTGCAGCACTTAAGCCCGATGAAACTAGGGGCAGGTCCTCCCCATAGAAGAAATGGATGTCCGAGAGAATAACGAACTGAGAGGGAAGCAAGCCGAGGACTTGGTCCCAATTCCCCTAGACCCCTTAGACCCGGAGAAGGTCACGTATATTGGGGAATCTCTAGACAATCCCTTGAAGGGCCAAATGACAACTTTCCTCCAAGAGAACAATGATGTATTTGCTTGGAAAATAGCTGATATGTCTGGGATCGACCCGAACATTATAACTTATAGGTTGAACGTTGACCCAACCCGAAAGGTTGTGAAGCAGAAGAAGAGAATTTATGCCCCTGATAGGATGAAAGCCATTAAGCAGGAGGTTGAGAAGCTTTTAGAAGCTGAATTCATTGTGGAAGTGCAATTCCCTGAATGGTTGGCCAACCCCGTAATGGTTAAGAAGgccaatgggaagtggaggatgtgcattGACTTCACTAACTTGAACGATGCTTGTCCCAAGGACAGTTACCCCTACCGaggattgataccctgatcgatGCCACTGCTAGACACGAGATGCTAAGCTTATGGAGGGCTTAGTGGTTATAATCAGATtagaatgcataaggatgacacccCCAAGGTATCTTTAATAACTAACTTTGGtgtattttattatcttgttatggcttttggacttaagaataCAAGAGCAACTTACCAAAGATTGGAAAACAAGATATTTTCCCATCTAATTGGGAAGACCATGAAGGTCTATGTTGATGAAATGTTGGTCAAAGCCTAAGTAAGGCCGATCATAATAGTCACCTCAGATAGGCATTTGAAGTGCTaaggcaccacaagatgatgttaaacccagCCAAATGTGCTTTTGGCGTTGGGTCTGGAATTTTTTTGGGTCATATAGTCTCTAAGAGGGGAATACAGACCAACCCTGACAAGATTAAAGCcatcctagacatggagccaccacgCTCCATCAAGGACGTTCAGAAGTTGACAGGAAGAATCACAGCTCTAGGGAAGTTCATCGACAAGTCTGGAGATAAATGCCTGCCCTTTTTTAAaacccttaagaaggtgaagGACTTTGAATGGAAAGctgagagccaagaggcctttgaacaGCTAAAGAATTACATGGCTGAAGCCCCGTTGCTGGCCAAACCAATTCCGGAGAACACTCTTTACTTGTACCTCGCGGTATCTG
The sequence above is drawn from the Apium graveolens cultivar Ventura chromosome 2, ASM990537v1, whole genome shotgun sequence genome and encodes:
- the LOC141693108 gene encoding uncharacterized protein LOC141693108; protein product: MALEFGDLDLEGLKFPQDDPLVITPIIGNYSVMRVRVDNGAFVDILFHDTFIMMGYNDSQLTLSDAPIYGFNHVKCKVEGAIQLPVTIGEEPREATQMLNFQVVKVASTYNAIMGRIGIHAFMAVPSTYHMN
- the LOC141693119 gene encoding uncharacterized protein LOC141693119 — protein: MDVRENNELRGKQAEDLVPIPLDPLDPEKVTYIGESLDNPLKGQMTTFLQENNDVFAWKIADMSGIDPNIITYRLNVDPTRKVVKQKKRIYAPDRMKAIKQEVEKLLEAEFIVEVQFPEWLANPVMVKKANGKWRMCIDFTNLNDACPKDSYPYRGLIP